In a genomic window of Physeter macrocephalus isolate SW-GA chromosome 14, ASM283717v5, whole genome shotgun sequence:
- the MED11 gene encoding mediator of RNA polymerase II transcription subunit 11: protein MATYSLANERLRALEDIEREIGAILQNAGTVILELSKEKTNERLLDRQAAAFTASVQHVEAELSAQIRYLTQVATGQPHEGSSYSSRKDCQMALKRVDYARLKLSEVARTCEQMLEN from the exons ATGGCTACCTACAGCTTGGCGAACGAGCGACTACGCGCCCTGGAAGACATCGAACGGGAAATTGGAGCCATTCTTCAGAATGCAG GTACAGTGATCTTGGAACTTTCCAAGGAAAAAACCAATGAGCGGCTCCTAGACCGACAGGCAGCGGCCTTCACCGCGTCGGTGCAGCACGTGGAGGCGGAGCTGTCGGCTCAGATCCGCTATCTcactcag GTGGCCACAGGGCAGCCCCATGAGGGCTCCAGCTACTCTTCGAGGAAGGACTGTCAGATGGCCCTGAAGCGAGTGGACTATGCTCGTCTCAAGCTCAGTGAGGTGGCTCGAACCTGTGAGCAGATGCTGGAAAACTAG
- the LOC102976516 gene encoding C-X-C motif chemokine 16: MMLGWELRFPFLLLFLARHTPPGYGNEGSIAGSCPCNRRISSHSPPNDQYMGHLRKYLKVYQRCSSYVRFQLPLGNVCGGSGDRWVQELMRCFDRGECGHAHARSVARQGHVPPRSTQVPEPTEKTPSATGTPAQKYLPSTQQPTQQPTPPEGAPSLDKKLIHTNETTTYTLGHRLGARPGARGNQKQLEENVAPAAGTSAMVPVLSLLGIVFLLTGALLYMLCRKRREQSLQCPPDLHLHYVRVAADANA; encoded by the exons ATGATGCTGGGCTGGGAACTCCGGTTCCCCTTTCTCCTACTCTTTCTAGCGCGCCACACTCCTCCAG GCTATGGCAATGAAGGTAGCATCGCTGGAAGTTGTCCCTGTAATAGAAGAATTTCTTCCCACTCCCCTCCTAACGATCAATACATGGGACATCTCCGAAAATACCTGAAAGTCTATCAACGCTGCTCTTCCTACGTCAG GTTCCAGCTACCCTTGGGAAATGTGTGTGGAGGCAGCGGTGACCGGTGGGTCCAGGAACTGATGCGCTGCTTTGATCGTGGAG AATGTGGACATGCTCATGCCAGGAGTGTGGCCCGCCAGGGACATGTACCTCCCCGCAGCACCCAGGTTCCTGAGCCCACAGAAAAGACACCTTCAGCCACGGGCACCCCTGCACAGAAGTACCTGCCATCCACCCAGCAGCCTACCCAGCAGCCCACCCCTCCAGAAGGAGCACCTTCGTTGGACAAAAAGCTCATCCACACCAATGAGACTACCACTTACACTTTGGGCCACCGTCTGGGGGCAAGGCCTGGGGCCAGGGGGAACCAGAAGCAGCTGGAAGAAAATGTGGCTCCTGCAGCTGGGACATCAGCCATGGTGCCGGTGCTGTCCCTCTTGGGCATCGTTTTCCTCCTCACTGGAGCCCTGCTCTACATGCTgtgcaggaagaggagggagcagTCACTGCAGTGTCCTCCAG ATTTGCACCTTCATTATGTGCGTGTGGCAGCAGACGCCAATGCTTAA